Proteins found in one Allorhizobium pseudoryzae genomic segment:
- a CDS encoding GNAT family N-acetyltransferase, with translation MSMIRIVSAEEALPLLSDLSEVLSDCVNGGASLGFMLPFAPQDAVGYWRDVFASVAAGQIILAVAEHEGRVVGTVQVGLAQKPNQPHRGDLMKLLVHRSARGLGLSRKLMAAVETEAARRGRSLLVLDTATGSEAEAIYPRFGWEKVGVIPDYALWPQGGFCDSTFFYKRIG, from the coding sequence ATGTCCATGATCCGTATCGTCTCCGCCGAAGAGGCGCTCCCGCTGTTGTCCGATCTCAGCGAAGTCCTGTCGGACTGCGTCAACGGCGGCGCCTCCCTCGGCTTCATGCTGCCGTTTGCGCCCCAGGATGCGGTCGGCTACTGGCGGGATGTGTTTGCGAGCGTCGCCGCCGGGCAGATCATCCTGGCGGTGGCGGAACACGAGGGGCGCGTCGTCGGCACGGTGCAGGTGGGACTCGCGCAAAAACCCAATCAGCCGCACCGGGGCGACCTGATGAAACTTCTCGTCCACCGCTCTGCCCGCGGCCTTGGCCTGTCGCGCAAGCTGATGGCGGCGGTGGAAACCGAAGCGGCGCGTCGAGGCCGCTCGCTTCTGGTGCTGGATACGGCAACCGGCAGCGAAGCGGAGGCGATCTACCCCCGCTTCGGTTGGGAAAAGGTGGGCGTCATTCCCGATTATGCGCTGTGGCCGCAGGGCGGCTTCTGCGATTCGACCTTCTTCTACAAACGGATCGGCTGA
- a CDS encoding helix-turn-helix domain-containing protein, with protein MEQTDQQFEGALGDRLKALRARQAFTLDQLSGASGVSRAMISRIERGEASPTAALLARLCEALGLSLSEFFAPDDPSRSPLIRRKDQRLWRDPVTGYLRRSISPPGVSSRVDIVEVDFPPGARVSFPPREESRSMTQHIWVFEGVLEMVLPGETHRLEAGDCLFMDIGDAFQFHNPTDKPVRYAVILDRGR; from the coding sequence ATGGAACAGACGGATCAACAATTCGAAGGCGCGCTGGGCGATCGGCTGAAGGCGCTGAGGGCGCGGCAGGCCTTCACGCTGGATCAACTCTCAGGCGCATCGGGCGTCAGCCGGGCGATGATCTCGCGCATCGAACGCGGCGAGGCGAGCCCGACGGCGGCCCTTCTGGCGCGGCTCTGTGAAGCGCTCGGCCTCTCCCTGTCGGAATTCTTCGCGCCGGACGATCCGAGCCGCTCACCGCTCATCCGCCGTAAGGACCAGCGGCTGTGGCGGGATCCCGTCACCGGCTATCTGCGTCGGTCGATCTCTCCGCCCGGCGTGTCCTCGCGGGTGGATATCGTCGAGGTGGATTTTCCGCCGGGCGCCCGCGTCAGTTTTCCACCGCGCGAGGAAAGCCGCTCCATGACCCAGCATATCTGGGTGTTCGAGGGCGTGCTGGAGATGGTCCTGCCCGGCGAGACCCATCGGCTGGAAGCCGGCGACTGCCTGTTCATGGATATCGGCGACGCCTTCCAGTTTCACAATCCGACCGACAAACCCGTCCGCTACGCCGTCATTCTCGACCGCGGGCGCTGA
- a CDS encoding MFS transporter, translating into MHGQPERGTSPLSIASIVASMTTAAVGSGLMFAYSPYMLSLSPDAAWAPGAAVTAVAFGGLVGCVVTGPLIQRVGHARLFACSMAIVIIAAALIASNLSVTLWILARGLYGAAANCNFIIAQSWLNHAASNTWRGRAMSFFYMAYVLGLGCGAWLFGQIPTSGNLTPLLTIFFTALAILPIGLTRLPNPPAPARVNVDIGMAWRISPVGLIGVLASGGLSMVVQGFVPIYATTNGVSQREVGLLMFVMQTGLLFVQYPLGILSDRMDRRRVLLITCAIILLAGTAALFASFTQMLLFMLIFLVFGGAIETIYSIANAHSNDRADPGDYVPLSSTLLVAWSAAATVVPLAVTALMPVFGEKTFIGAALMVAAAYLVFTLWRLNERDPVPSDARETFELRSAQLPNAAVLTDPVALLAEADSQRDDLGPQP; encoded by the coding sequence ATGCACGGCCAGCCTGAACGGGGAACATCCCCCTTGTCGATCGCCAGCATCGTGGCCTCGATGACAACCGCTGCGGTCGGAAGCGGCCTGATGTTTGCCTACAGTCCTTACATGCTGTCGCTATCGCCCGATGCGGCCTGGGCGCCGGGGGCAGCGGTCACCGCCGTCGCCTTCGGTGGGCTGGTGGGCTGCGTGGTGACGGGACCGCTGATCCAGCGGGTGGGGCATGCGCGGCTGTTTGCCTGCTCGATGGCAATCGTGATCATCGCGGCCGCGCTGATCGCCTCGAACCTCTCGGTCACCCTGTGGATTCTCGCCCGTGGCCTCTATGGCGCTGCCGCCAATTGCAATTTCATCATCGCCCAGAGCTGGCTGAACCATGCCGCCTCCAACACCTGGCGCGGACGGGCGATGTCCTTCTTCTACATGGCCTATGTGCTGGGGCTTGGCTGCGGCGCCTGGCTGTTCGGGCAGATCCCGACCTCCGGCAACCTGACACCGCTGCTGACGATCTTCTTCACGGCGCTTGCCATCCTGCCGATCGGCTTGACGCGCCTGCCGAACCCGCCGGCACCGGCGCGGGTGAACGTGGATATCGGCATGGCCTGGCGGATCTCGCCGGTCGGCCTTATCGGCGTGCTGGCGTCGGGCGGGCTTTCCATGGTGGTGCAGGGTTTCGTGCCGATCTATGCGACCACCAACGGCGTCAGCCAGAGGGAGGTCGGCCTCCTGATGTTCGTGATGCAGACCGGGCTGCTGTTCGTGCAGTATCCGCTCGGCATTCTCTCCGACCGGATGGACCGGCGGCGTGTGCTGCTGATCACCTGCGCCATCATCCTTCTTGCCGGCACCGCGGCGCTCTTTGCATCCTTCACCCAGATGCTGCTGTTCATGCTGATCTTCCTAGTCTTCGGCGGCGCCATCGAGACGATCTATTCCATCGCCAACGCCCATTCGAACGACCGTGCCGATCCGGGCGACTATGTTCCGCTCTCCAGCACGCTGCTGGTCGCCTGGTCGGCGGCCGCAACCGTGGTGCCGCTGGCGGTCACCGCGCTGATGCCGGTGTTCGGCGAAAAGACCTTCATCGGGGCCGCCCTCATGGTGGCGGCGGCCTATCTGGTCTTCACGCTCTGGCGATTGAACGAGCGCGATCCCGTGCCTTCGGATGCGCGCGAGACCTTCGAGCTGCGCAGTGCCCAGCTGCCGAACGCCGCGGTGCTGACCGATCCCGTTGCGCTGTTGGCCGAAGCCGATAGCCAGCGGGACGATCTCGGCCCTCAGCCCTGA
- a CDS encoding ketosteroid isomerase-related protein — MTATATIRAYYDAFNAQDMQAFLALLTDDVVHDINQGERQVGKPAFAAFMAHMNRCYKETLTDIVIMASEDGTRAAAEFIVNGTYLATDEGLPEAKGQTYRLPAGAFFALQDGKVSRVTNYYSLNDWIAQVQG; from the coding sequence ATGACCGCCACCGCTACCATCCGTGCCTATTATGATGCGTTCAACGCTCAGGACATGCAGGCCTTCCTGGCACTGCTGACCGACGACGTCGTGCACGACATCAACCAGGGTGAGCGGCAGGTGGGCAAGCCGGCCTTTGCCGCCTTCATGGCGCACATGAACCGCTGCTACAAGGAAACCCTGACCGATATCGTCATCATGGCAAGCGAGGATGGCACGCGTGCTGCGGCGGAATTCATCGTCAACGGCACCTATCTCGCCACGGATGAAGGCCTGCCGGAAGCGAAGGGCCAGACCTATCGGTTGCCGGCCGGCGCCTTTTTCGCCCTGCAGGATGGCAAGGTCTCGCGCGTCACCAATTACTACAGCCTCAACGACTGGATTGCCCAGGTTCAGGGCTGA
- a CDS encoding GNAT family N-acetyltransferase, which yields MALTITSYSGRDATAFFDDLARLRITVFRDFPYLYHGDSDYERQYMEIYARSEGSIFVIAVDDGLVVGASTGTPMASETDEVKGPFLTAGYDPDTIFYFGESVLLPAYRGRGIGIAFFEQREAQARKLGLSTCTFCAVERPADHPRRPADYVPLDAFWGKLGYTHHPELRTHFSWRDLDEAEESPKPLSFWLKTLP from the coding sequence ATGGCACTCACCATCACATCCTATTCCGGCCGCGACGCGACAGCCTTCTTTGACGACCTGGCGCGGCTGCGCATCACCGTTTTCCGGGATTTCCCTTATCTCTACCATGGCGACAGTGACTACGAGCGCCAGTACATGGAGATCTATGCCCGCTCCGAAGGCTCGATCTTCGTTATCGCCGTGGACGACGGGTTGGTGGTCGGCGCGTCGACAGGCACGCCCATGGCGAGCGAGACGGACGAGGTGAAAGGGCCATTCCTTACGGCGGGATATGACCCGGACACGATCTTCTATTTCGGTGAAAGCGTGCTGTTGCCGGCCTATCGCGGCCGGGGCATCGGCATTGCCTTTTTCGAACAGCGGGAAGCGCAGGCGCGAAAGCTCGGCCTTTCCACCTGCACCTTCTGCGCCGTGGAGCGCCCCGCCGACCACCCACGACGCCCGGCCGATTACGTGCCACTCGATGCCTTCTGGGGAAAACTCGGCTACACGCATCACCCGGAGCTTCGCACGCATTTTTCCTGGCGCGACTTGGATGAGGCGGAAGAGAGCCCGAAACCCCTGTCCTTCTGGTTGAAGACACTGCCATGA
- a CDS encoding carbon-nitrogen hydrolase family protein gives MTITLAACQYRIELIESFEAYEAHLTALVEEAVAQGAELLLLPEYAGLVLTGQLDSATRSDLHGSIAGIQSLIPRWMNLCERLAREHRIVLQPGSMPVLDPDGAFRNRAPLFGPDGLLGHQDKQIMTRFEREQWQIAAGRDGLKAFETPLGRIGILICYDTEFPMLGRRLAELGVELVLTPSCTDTLAGSYRVRIGAQARALENQYAVLSAPTAGTAAWSPAFDENRGRAALYVPSDYGMPPSGIVAESEEDTVEETRWLITRIDLADVARLRTEGQVATRRDWLEQFDR, from the coding sequence ATGACCATCACGCTTGCCGCCTGCCAGTATCGAATCGAGCTGATCGAAAGTTTCGAAGCCTATGAGGCGCACCTGACGGCGCTGGTGGAAGAGGCCGTGGCGCAAGGGGCCGAGCTTCTGCTTCTGCCGGAATATGCGGGCCTGGTGCTGACCGGACAGCTCGATTCCGCGACACGATCCGACCTGCATGGCTCGATTGCCGGCATCCAGTCGCTCATTCCGCGCTGGATGAACCTGTGCGAGCGGCTGGCCCGCGAGCATCGGATTGTCCTGCAGCCGGGATCGATGCCGGTGCTGGACCCGGACGGCGCCTTTCGCAACCGCGCGCCGCTCTTTGGCCCCGACGGGCTTCTCGGCCATCAGGACAAGCAGATCATGACGCGCTTCGAGCGCGAACAATGGCAGATCGCCGCCGGGCGGGACGGACTGAAGGCCTTCGAGACGCCGCTGGGGCGCATCGGCATCCTCATCTGTTACGACACCGAGTTTCCGATGCTGGGACGCAGGCTGGCCGAGCTTGGCGTGGAGCTGGTGCTAACGCCCTCCTGTACCGATACGCTGGCCGGAAGCTACCGCGTGCGGATCGGCGCGCAGGCGCGGGCACTGGAGAACCAGTATGCGGTGCTATCTGCGCCGACCGCCGGCACGGCTGCCTGGTCTCCGGCGTTCGATGAAAACCGCGGCCGTGCGGCGCTTTACGTACCCTCCGATTACGGCATGCCGCCTTCCGGCATCGTGGCGGAAAGCGAAGAGGACACGGTCGAAGAGACCCGCTGGCTGATCACCCGCATCGACCTTGCCGACGTTGCACGGCTTCGAACCGAGGGGCAGGTGGCGACCCGGCGGGACTGGCTGGAGCAATTTGATCGCTGA
- the lepA gene encoding translation elongation factor 4 has translation MSTDRTPLDHIRNFSIVAHIDHGKSTLADRLIQKTGGLAEREMSEQVLDSMDIERERGITIKAQTVRLHYKANNGETYVLNLIDTPGHVDFAYEVSRSLSACEGSLLVVDASQGVEAQTLANVYQAIDNNHELVTVLNKIDLPAAEPDRIKEQIEEVIGIDASDAVLISAKTGLGIPDVLEAIVNKLPPPKSEGGEKAPLKALLVDSWYDTYLGVMVLVRIIDGVLTKGQQIRMMGTGAKYGVERVGVLTPKMVNVDSLGPGEIGFITASIKEVADTRVGDTITDDKRPTEKALPGFKPAQPVVFCGLFPVDAADFEDLRAAMGKLRLNDASFSFEMESSAALGFGFRCGFLGLLHLEIIQERLEREFNLDLVATAPSVVYQMTLTDGTEKELHNPADMPDVVKIDAIREPWIKATILTPDEYLGGILKLCQDRRGIQTELTYVGTRAMLTYELPLNEVVFDFYDRLKSISKGYASFDYNIMDYREGDLVKMSILVNGDPVDALSMLVHRSAADRRGRGMCEKLKELIPPHMFQIPIQAAIGGKVIARETVRALRKDVTAKCYGGDATRKRKLLEKQKEGKKRMRQFGKVEIPQEAFIAALKMNDE, from the coding sequence ATGAGCACCGATCGCACGCCCCTCGACCATATCCGCAATTTTTCCATCGTCGCGCATATCGACCATGGCAAATCGACCCTGGCAGACCGCCTCATCCAAAAGACCGGCGGACTGGCCGAGCGCGAGATGAGCGAGCAGGTGCTGGACTCGATGGATATCGAGCGCGAGCGCGGCATCACCATCAAGGCCCAGACGGTTCGCCTGCACTACAAGGCGAACAATGGCGAAACCTATGTGCTGAACCTTATCGACACGCCCGGCCACGTGGACTTCGCCTATGAAGTCTCCCGCTCGCTGTCGGCCTGCGAGGGCTCGCTGCTGGTGGTGGATGCCTCCCAGGGTGTCGAAGCCCAGACGCTCGCCAATGTCTACCAGGCGATCGACAACAACCACGAGCTCGTCACCGTTCTGAACAAGATCGATCTTCCGGCGGCCGAGCCCGACCGCATCAAGGAACAGATCGAGGAAGTCATCGGCATCGATGCGTCCGACGCCGTGCTAATTTCGGCGAAGACCGGCCTTGGCATTCCCGATGTTCTGGAAGCGATCGTCAACAAGCTGCCGCCGCCGAAGAGCGAAGGCGGCGAAAAGGCGCCGCTGAAGGCGCTGCTGGTCGACAGCTGGTACGACACCTATCTCGGCGTCATGGTTCTCGTGCGGATCATCGACGGCGTGCTGACCAAGGGCCAGCAGATCCGCATGATGGGCACCGGCGCCAAATACGGCGTGGAGCGCGTCGGCGTGCTGACCCCGAAGATGGTCAATGTCGACAGCCTCGGCCCCGGCGAGATCGGCTTCATCACGGCGTCCATCAAGGAAGTGGCCGATACCCGCGTCGGCGACACGATTACAGACGACAAGCGCCCGACGGAAAAGGCCCTGCCGGGCTTCAAGCCGGCCCAGCCGGTGGTGTTCTGCGGTCTCTTCCCGGTCGATGCCGCGGATTTCGAAGACCTGCGCGCCGCCATGGGCAAGCTTCGCCTGAACGACGCCTCTTTCTCTTTCGAAATGGAAAGCTCGGCAGCGCTTGGTTTCGGTTTCCGCTGCGGCTTCCTTGGCCTGCTCCATCTCGAAATCATCCAGGAACGCCTGGAGCGCGAATTCAACCTCGATCTCGTCGCCACCGCGCCCTCCGTCGTCTACCAGATGACGCTGACCGACGGCACGGAGAAGGAACTGCACAACCCGGCCGACATGCCGGACGTGGTGAAGATCGACGCCATCCGCGAACCGTGGATCAAGGCAACCATCCTGACGCCGGACGAATATCTCGGCGGCATCCTGAAACTCTGCCAAGACCGGCGCGGCATCCAGACGGAGCTGACCTATGTCGGCACCCGCGCGATGCTGACCTATGAACTGCCGCTCAACGAAGTGGTGTTCGATTTCTACGACCGCCTGAAATCGATCTCGAAGGGCTATGCCTCCTTCGACTACAACATCATGGACTACCGCGAAGGCGACTTGGTGAAGATGTCGATCCTCGTCAACGGCGATCCGGTGGATGCGCTTTCCATGCTGGTGCACCGCTCCGCCGCCGACCGGCGCGGACGCGGCATGTGCGAGAAGCTCAAGGAACTCATTCCGCCGCACATGTTCCAGATCCCGATCCAGGCCGCAATCGGCGGCAAGGTGATTGCGCGTGAAACCGTGCGCGCGCTGCGCAAGGACGTGACCGCCAAGTGCTACGGCGGCGACGCCACCCGCAAGCGCAAGCTGCTGGAAAAGCAGAAGGAAGGCAAGAAGCGCATGCGCCAGTTCGGCAAGGTGGAAATCCCGCAGGAAGCCTTCATTGCCGCGCTGAAGATGAACGACGAGTGA